From the genome of Vigna angularis cultivar LongXiaoDou No.4 chromosome 11, ASM1680809v1, whole genome shotgun sequence, one region includes:
- the LOC108332951 gene encoding LOB domain-containing protein 22 — translation MEGGTSSSRSTIQACAACKFQRRKCGPNCILAPFFPPYRQKQFLNAHKLFGVGKITSMIKPLDPVNRNSAIDAIIFESDMRAKDPVGGCLRTILYLQSVIASAESELQFLLQHLAFFRAQALDSIATPQPPPPPPSSSHDPYHQGMSLQESKDPSQLHPQELGNDPSQLQQQEQPKDSFFNYSSLQEDMNVSDIDSLVPFSPWLSPLDDISQYQDP, via the coding sequence ATGGAAGGTGGCACGAGTTCCTCAAGGAGCACCATACAGGCTTGTGCTGCTTGTAAGTTCCAACGCAGGAAGTGCGGACCCAACTGCATTCTCGCACCTTTCTTTCCTCCTTATCGCCAAAAACAGTTCCTTAATGCTCACAAGCTTTTCGGAGTTGGCAAAATCACCAGCATGATCAAGCCTCTTGACCCTGTTAACAGAAACTCAGCCATCGACGCCATTATCTTTGAGTCAGATATGAGAGCCAAAGACCCTGTTGGGGGCTGCTTGAGAACCATTCTATACTTGCAATCTGTCATCGCTTCTGCAGAATCTGAACTCCAATTTCTCCTTCAACACCTTGCCTTCTTCAGAGCACAAGCTCTTGATTCCATCGCCACACcacaaccaccaccaccaccaccttccTCCTCCCACGACCCTTATCATCAAGGAATGTCACTTCAAGAATCAAAAGATCCGTCACAACTTCACCCACAAGAACTTGGAAATGATCCCTCACAACttcaacaacaagaacaaccaAAAGATTCGTTCTTTAATTACAGTTCATTGCAAGAAGATATGAACGTGTCGGACATTGACAGCTTAGTACCTTTCTCTCCGTGGCTATCGCCGCTGGATGACATCAGCCAATATCAAGATCCCTGA